In Chloracidobacterium sp., the following proteins share a genomic window:
- a CDS encoding TIGR00730 family Rossman fold protein — MAVTEDKKTKSKNRKTGGEPETVAEAKELEVAQGYWKLTDDEVLLRSPKPEDDYRTSDSWRVFRIMGEVIGGFDDFATVTRGVSIFGSARTGEGDKHYEDARQTAYLLGAAGFEIITGGGPGIMEAANRGAHEAGAVSIGCNIELPLEQMPNRYQNRSHRFKYFFVRKTMFIKYSNAYIIFPGGFGTMDELFEALTLIQTRKIRNFPVVLFGSQYWRGLLAWLTSTMLNEKMINAEDLSLIHLTDSPRDAVDFIIKTCYAGIDNGDS, encoded by the coding sequence ATGGCAGTAACCGAGGACAAGAAGACGAAGTCAAAAAACCGCAAGACCGGCGGCGAGCCGGAGACCGTTGCCGAGGCAAAGGAACTGGAGGTCGCTCAGGGCTATTGGAAACTCACTGACGACGAGGTCCTGCTGCGCTCGCCAAAGCCTGAGGACGATTACAGAACGTCGGATTCATGGCGGGTGTTTCGCATCATGGGCGAGGTGATCGGCGGATTTGATGATTTTGCCACGGTCACCCGCGGAGTCTCGATCTTCGGGTCTGCCCGCACGGGCGAGGGCGACAAGCATTATGAAGATGCACGCCAGACAGCATATCTGCTGGGCGCCGCCGGCTTTGAGATCATAACGGGCGGCGGCCCCGGCATCATGGAAGCCGCTAATCGCGGTGCGCACGAGGCCGGGGCCGTTTCGATAGGGTGCAATATCGAATTGCCGCTCGAACAGATGCCGAATCGCTACCAAAACCGCTCACACAGGTTCAAATATTTCTTCGTCCGCAAGACGATGTTCATTAAATACAGCAATGCGTACATTATCTTTCCGGGCGGCTTTGGGACGATGGACGAGCTTTTTGAGGCACTTACGCTGATCCAGACGCGCAAGATCCGTAATTTCCCCGTTGTGCTGTTCGGATCTCAATATTGGCGCGGCCTGCTGGCATGGCTTACGTCCACGATGCTCAATGAAAAGATGATAAATGCCGAGGACCTAAGCCTGATCCACCTGACCGATTCGCCACGGGACGCGGTGGATTTCATCATCAAGACCTGTTACGCGGGAATCGATAACGGCGATTCCTGA